A region of uncultured Anaeromusa sp. DNA encodes the following proteins:
- a CDS encoding DUF4321 domain-containing protein, protein MAVRTGSLGRGYGMLALFVVTGAVFGGMLGDFLASSGWLSPLAPYLTRKFPLLEMPPVLVNLYVLQIQFSLSLYPNFISLLGIIAAVLLFRRL, encoded by the coding sequence ATGGCGGTCCGTACCGGCTCATTGGGCAGGGGATATGGCATGTTAGCGCTCTTTGTAGTAACTGGCGCTGTATTTGGGGGCATGCTGGGAGATTTTTTGGCATCCTCCGGTTGGCTTAGTCCACTGGCTCCCTATTTGACCAGGAAATTTCCACTTTTGGAAATGCCTCCGGTGCTGGTGAATCTATATGTGCTGCAGATCCAGTTTTCTTTGTCGTTATATCCCAACTTTATCAGTTTATTGGGTATTATTGCCGCGGTGCTTTTGTTCCGCCGACTATAA
- a CDS encoding biotin/lipoyl-containing protein, translating into MKKFNITVNGASYQVEVEEVIAAPAKAAAPAAKPAAAAAAPAAPAAAAAPAVVADGDTPVKAPMPGKIIRLVAEAGKAVKKGDVLMILEAMKMQNEITAPVAGTLKSLNAAAGQGVKPGDVIAVIGK; encoded by the coding sequence ATGAAAAAATTTAACATTACTGTTAATGGTGCTTCCTATCAGGTAGAAGTAGAAGAAGTTATCGCAGCTCCGGCGAAAGCCGCTGCTCCGGCCGCTAAACCGGCTGCTGCCGCTGCTGCTCCGGCCGCTCCTGCTGCCGCTGCTGCTCCGGCTGTTGTTGCTGATGGCGACACTCCGGTCAAAGCTCCTATGCCTGGCAAAATCATCCGTTTGGTTGCCGAAGCCGGCAAAGCCGTTAAAAAAGGCGACGTGCTGATGATTCTGGAAGCCATGAAAATGCAGAACGAAATCACAGCTCCTGTTGCGGGCACTCTCAAGTCCCTCAACGCTGCAGCTGGCCAAGGCGTAAAGCCTGGCGATGTTATCGCTGTTATTGGCAAGTAA
- a CDS encoding rod shape-determining protein: MKLWNPFRSLSRDMGIDLGTANTLVHMKGKGIVVREPSVVAIQKDSGQVLAVGEEAKQMIGRTPGNIVAIRPLKDGVIADFDVTHAMLKYFIRRSIETNTVIRPRVVVGVPSGVTEVEKRAVIDAAIQAGAREAYLIEEPMAAAIGAGLPVHEPMGNMVVDIGGGTTEVAVISLGGIVTSRSIRIGGDEMDEAIVSYVKKKYSLMIGERTAEAVKMKIGSAITREEDIGMEIRGRDLVSGLPKTLHLRSSEVQTALSEPISGIIDAVKITLEKTPPELASDIMDRGIVMTGGGALLHGLDRLISRETGMPVYLAEDPLSCVGIGTGRVLESIDLLKRVLMASPKKLG; the protein is encoded by the coding sequence ATGAAACTTTGGAATCCTTTCCGGTCTCTATCGAGGGACATGGGAATTGACTTAGGAACGGCGAACACCTTGGTGCATATGAAGGGGAAAGGCATTGTTGTGCGTGAGCCTTCGGTTGTGGCTATTCAGAAGGATAGCGGCCAGGTATTGGCTGTTGGCGAAGAAGCAAAACAGATGATCGGCCGTACTCCCGGTAATATTGTGGCGATTCGACCGCTGAAGGATGGCGTTATTGCTGATTTCGACGTGACTCATGCGATGTTGAAGTATTTTATTCGTCGTTCGATTGAAACGAATACCGTTATTCGCCCGCGGGTGGTTGTGGGCGTTCCTTCTGGCGTTACCGAAGTGGAAAAGCGTGCGGTCATTGATGCTGCTATCCAGGCGGGAGCCAGAGAAGCCTATTTAATTGAAGAACCGATGGCGGCTGCGATTGGTGCCGGTCTGCCGGTACATGAGCCTATGGGAAATATGGTGGTTGATATTGGCGGCGGGACGACGGAAGTAGCGGTCATTTCATTAGGAGGCATTGTGACCAGCCGCTCCATTCGTATAGGCGGCGACGAGATGGATGAAGCTATTGTTAGTTATGTGAAAAAGAAATACAGTTTAATGATTGGCGAACGTACCGCAGAAGCAGTGAAAATGAAAATTGGCTCAGCGATTACGCGTGAAGAGGATATCGGCATGGAAATCCGTGGACGGGATTTGGTTTCCGGTTTGCCGAAAACGCTGCATTTGAGATCAAGTGAGGTGCAAACGGCCTTAAGCGAACCAATCAGCGGCATTATTGACGCTGTGAAAATCACACTGGAAAAAACGCCGCCGGAACTAGCATCAGACATTATGGATCGAGGTATTGTTATGACAGGCGGTGGCGCCTTATTGCATGGTTTGGACCGGCTGATAAGCCGGGAAACCGGCATGCCGGTGTACTTGGCGGAAGACCCGCTTTCTTGCGTAGGCATCGGCACAGGCCGCGTTTTGGAAAGCATTGATCTTTTGAAGCGCGTATTAATGGCTTCTCCCAAAAAGTTGGGTTAG
- the mreC gene encoding rod shape-determining protein MreC, protein MGWFDNKKLPLSIAALLLVIFLITAMKGPVRIPFLETAAVTVLSPFQYAFSSVGHGIHNTGSQVGDIWNVYDDNQQLKAEVEQLRQERSQLAEVQAENIRLKVLLDYKASSPQFDLLMAKVIARDASSWTNSLTINRGSADGVTKDMAVVTAQGVVGSVSNVYAHTAQVQLLLDPRNAVGALVQRPESRVAAVLEGHAASPQQPRMVNIPRDADIIIGDTVVTSGFGGIYPQGIALGEVVDVVNSEGGLLKYAVLKPAVQFDRLEEVQVLVGSRQPPPAPLAPTVGNAGGKK, encoded by the coding sequence GTGGGGTGGTTCGATAATAAAAAGCTGCCGCTGAGTATTGCGGCGCTCTTACTGGTGATCTTTCTGATAACGGCAATGAAAGGACCTGTGCGTATTCCTTTTTTGGAAACCGCGGCTGTGACGGTTCTTTCGCCTTTTCAGTATGCCTTCTCTTCGGTAGGGCATGGCATTCATAATACAGGATCGCAAGTTGGCGACATTTGGAACGTGTATGATGATAATCAGCAGCTGAAAGCGGAAGTGGAGCAACTGCGCCAGGAACGCTCACAACTGGCGGAAGTGCAGGCGGAGAACATTCGCTTGAAGGTGTTGCTGGACTATAAAGCCAGCTCACCACAGTTTGATCTGCTGATGGCGAAGGTAATTGCCAGAGATGCGTCTTCTTGGACAAATTCACTGACAATCAATCGCGGCTCCGCCGATGGCGTAACTAAAGACATGGCTGTGGTTACGGCGCAAGGTGTTGTTGGCAGTGTTAGTAATGTATATGCGCATACCGCGCAGGTGCAGCTACTATTGGATCCTCGTAATGCGGTAGGCGCATTGGTGCAGCGACCAGAATCAAGAGTGGCGGCGGTCCTGGAAGGGCATGCAGCTTCGCCGCAGCAACCGCGTATGGTGAATATACCGCGTGATGCAGATATTATTATCGGCGATACCGTGGTTACGTCAGGCTTCGGCGGCATTTATCCCCAAGGCATTGCATTAGGGGAAGTAGTTGATGTTGTGAATAGCGAAGGTGGGCTGTTAAAGTATGCTGTGCTTAAGCCTGCGGTGCAATTTGACCGCTTAGAAGAGGTGCAAGTGCTTGTTGGTTCGCGGCAGCCGCCGCCAGCGCCGTTGGCGCCAACGGTCGGCAATGCAGGAGGGAAAAAGTAG
- a CDS encoding Maf family protein, with protein sequence MQVKLASASPRRKEILELLGIPFSIEVSSVEEKNDAPVPPDKLVLGHARSKALDVAAHSDADTIVIGADTIVVCEGVVFGKPSDAEDAKRMLTLLAARTHQVYTGIAVVKGKQIWSHCEKTEVDMGPVNERELAAYIATGEPLDKAGAYAIQGQGARFIRGIRGCYQNVVGLPLFALVDLLRQTDLSL encoded by the coding sequence ATGCAGGTGAAGCTGGCTTCAGCATCTCCGCGCCGCAAAGAAATTTTGGAGCTGCTGGGGATTCCCTTTAGTATTGAAGTAAGTTCGGTAGAAGAAAAAAACGACGCACCGGTACCACCGGATAAGTTGGTATTGGGGCATGCGCGCAGTAAAGCGCTGGATGTGGCGGCACATTCCGATGCGGATACGATTGTCATTGGCGCGGATACGATAGTGGTATGTGAGGGTGTTGTTTTTGGTAAGCCGTCCGATGCGGAGGACGCCAAGCGTATGCTTACGTTGCTGGCTGCCAGAACCCATCAGGTATATACCGGCATTGCTGTTGTGAAAGGGAAACAAATTTGGAGTCATTGTGAAAAAACCGAGGTGGATATGGGACCTGTTAACGAAAGGGAATTGGCGGCTTATATAGCAACCGGCGAACCTTTGGACAAGGCGGGGGCATATGCCATTCAGGGCCAAGGGGCTCGTTTTATTCGCGGCATCCGAGGTTGCTATCAAAATGTAGTGGGGTTGCCGTTGTTTGCGCTTGTCGATCTTTTACGTCAGACCGACCTTTCCTTGTGA
- the meaB gene encoding methylmalonyl Co-A mutase-associated GTPase MeaB, with protein MNIAEQVLAGSRRALSKAITAVENEYDTALDIMKALYPHTGRAHVIGITGAPGAGKSTLTDKLAKAYRRQGKKVGIIAIDPTSPFSGGAILGDRIRMVDLTLDEGVFIRSMGTRGSLGGLSRKTAGAVKILDAFGMDVIFVETVGVGQSEVDIVKAADTTIVVMVPGLGDDIQAIKAGILEIGDVFAINKADREGVDKLHVELDMMLDLNQEHTDWRPPVKRTVASRDEGVTELVETISEHFEYLQTSNALTVRRRERTKNELLDLLDEEIGRKVMRHLQESGNFDNLVIQVEQREKDPYSVVREILHQVLR; from the coding sequence ATGAATATTGCAGAACAAGTGCTAGCTGGATCCCGGAGAGCGCTCTCTAAGGCGATTACCGCCGTGGAGAATGAGTACGATACAGCGCTTGATATTATGAAAGCATTGTATCCTCATACTGGCCGGGCTCATGTTATCGGCATCACCGGGGCGCCGGGAGCTGGTAAAAGTACATTGACCGACAAGCTTGCCAAAGCGTATCGTCGCCAAGGCAAGAAAGTAGGCATTATTGCTATTGATCCTACAAGTCCCTTTTCGGGCGGCGCCATTTTAGGCGATCGCATCCGCATGGTGGATCTCACCCTGGATGAGGGCGTATTTATTCGCAGTATGGGCACCAGAGGTTCTCTGGGAGGCTTGTCGCGCAAAACGGCGGGAGCCGTGAAAATCCTTGATGCTTTTGGCATGGACGTAATATTTGTTGAGACCGTCGGCGTTGGTCAGTCAGAAGTCGACATCGTAAAGGCTGCGGACACTACCATCGTAGTGATGGTTCCCGGCCTGGGAGACGACATTCAAGCGATCAAAGCGGGCATCTTGGAAATTGGCGATGTCTTTGCTATTAACAAAGCGGACAGGGAAGGAGTCGACAAACTCCATGTCGAATTAGACATGATGCTCGACTTAAATCAGGAGCATACCGACTGGAGGCCGCCTGTGAAGCGGACGGTAGCCAGCCGGGATGAAGGCGTAACTGAGCTGGTGGAGACCATAAGTGAACATTTTGAGTACCTGCAGACAAGCAACGCCCTAACGGTGCGTCGGCGCGAGCGGACGAAAAATGAGCTGTTGGATTTACTGGACGAGGAAATTGGCAGAAAAGTTATGCGCCATCTGCAGGAATCTGGAAACTTTGACAATTTGGTTATCCAAGTAGAGCAAAGAGAGAAGGATCCTTATTCGGTGGTGCGTGAAATTTTACACCAAGTGTTGCGCTAA
- the radC gene encoding DNA repair protein RadC, whose product MRELPEEERPREKMLRLGAKGLSDAELLAILLRTGTVEESALSIAQGLLKEYEQPGGVALLAAVKPEDLSKYKGIGSVKAITITAAIEFGRRLYARQASGDITSIRQPEDAANWYLHQLRYVQQEEFHVLLLSTKHQVLASCCVAVGTMDAALVDPRRVFQEALRHKAAALILAHNHPSGDPSPSKEDIALTLRLAEAGKLLELPVLDHVIIGDGRFVSLKEKGLLY is encoded by the coding sequence ATGCGGGAATTGCCGGAAGAAGAACGACCTAGGGAAAAAATGCTGCGACTGGGAGCAAAAGGCTTGAGTGATGCAGAATTGTTGGCTATCTTATTACGCACAGGCACAGTGGAAGAGTCAGCATTGTCCATTGCTCAAGGATTGTTGAAAGAGTATGAGCAGCCGGGAGGCGTAGCTTTATTGGCTGCAGTCAAACCGGAAGACTTGTCGAAGTATAAAGGGATCGGCAGTGTCAAAGCGATTACGATAACCGCCGCCATTGAATTTGGCAGACGATTGTATGCAAGGCAAGCTTCCGGCGATATAACGAGTATTAGGCAGCCGGAAGATGCTGCTAATTGGTATTTGCATCAATTACGCTATGTGCAGCAAGAAGAATTTCATGTATTGCTGTTGTCTACCAAGCACCAGGTGTTAGCCAGTTGCTGCGTAGCCGTTGGCACCATGGATGCAGCCCTTGTAGATCCAAGAAGAGTATTTCAAGAAGCGCTGCGTCATAAGGCTGCTGCTTTGATTCTTGCGCATAATCATCCGAGTGGCGATCCTTCACCCAGCAAAGAAGATATTGCCTTGACCTTGCGCCTGGCGGAAGCCGGCAAGCTGTTGGAGCTGCCAGTATTGGACCATGTAATCATCGGAGACGGGCGGTTTGTCAGCTTAAAAGAAAAAGGCTTACTTTATTGA
- a CDS encoding cobalamin B12-binding domain-containing protein, whose translation MEKKIRILVAKPGLDGHDRGAKVVARALRDAGFEVIYTGLRQTVEQIVETSLQEDVDVVALSLLSGAHNTLFPKVIAGLKEKDMADVLVVGGGVIPDSDIPFLKEAGVAAVFTPGTSTADIVAFINENVK comes from the coding sequence ATGGAGAAAAAAATTCGTATATTAGTAGCTAAACCGGGCCTTGACGGTCATGACCGCGGCGCAAAAGTCGTGGCTCGCGCTCTGCGTGATGCAGGTTTTGAGGTTATTTATACCGGCCTGCGCCAAACGGTGGAACAAATTGTAGAGACATCTCTGCAAGAGGACGTGGATGTAGTGGCTCTGAGCCTGCTGTCCGGTGCTCACAATACTCTTTTCCCGAAAGTCATTGCAGGCTTGAAGGAAAAAGACATGGCGGACGTATTGGTTGTTGGCGGCGGCGTTATCCCCGACAGCGACATTCCGTTCCTGAAGGAAGCCGGCGTAGCCGCTGTCTTTACCCCGGGAACTTCCACCGCTGACATCGTAGCCTTTATCAACGAAAACGTAAAATAA
- a CDS encoding methylmalonyl-CoA mutase family protein: protein MSNEVLKEKLAAYAAKVEKAIAKNPERGNLAHNRLYTPLDIEGTDYVNDIGFPGSYPFTRGVQPTMYRGRFWTMRMYAGFSTAEESNKRYRYLLESGSTGLSCAFDLPTQIGYDSDDDMAEGEVGKVGVAIDSLADMEILFDKIDLSKVSTSMTINAPASVLLAMYIAVGEKQGVSADKLRGTIQNDILKEYAARGTYIFPPKPSMRLITNIFEYCSKNVPLWNTISISGYHIREAGSTASQEIAFTIANGIAYVDAAIKAGLNVDDFAGRLSFFWNAHNNVLEEVAKFRASRRVWAKIMKERFGATNPRSWMLRVHTQTAGSMLTAQQPDNNIVRVALQTAAAVLGGTQSLHTNSKDEALALPTEASVRVALRTQQIVAYESGLADVVDPLGGSYYVEALTSQIESEALDYIKKIDDLGGAVVAIEKAYVQKEIQDSAYKWQMEVERKERVIVGVNKFQIEEKPVEGLLKIDESVGKLQKDKLAKLRAKRDNAAVNAKLAALEVACKGEDNLMPLILDAVKAYATLGEVCGVMRKVFGEYQPGSTL from the coding sequence ATGAGCAATGAAGTTTTGAAAGAAAAATTGGCAGCCTATGCAGCCAAAGTGGAAAAGGCTATTGCGAAAAATCCTGAACGCGGTAACCTGGCCCATAATCGTCTCTACACTCCGTTGGATATCGAAGGAACCGACTATGTCAATGATATCGGATTCCCGGGATCCTATCCCTTCACCCGTGGCGTACAGCCTACCATGTACCGTGGCCGTTTCTGGACCATGCGTATGTATGCCGGCTTCTCCACGGCGGAAGAATCCAACAAGCGTTACCGTTACCTGCTCGAATCGGGCAGTACCGGCCTGTCTTGCGCATTTGACCTGCCGACTCAGATCGGTTACGATTCTGACGATGATATGGCTGAAGGCGAAGTAGGCAAGGTTGGCGTGGCTATCGACTCGCTGGCTGACATGGAAATTCTCTTTGACAAGATTGATCTAAGCAAAGTATCCACTTCCATGACCATTAATGCGCCGGCTTCGGTACTGTTGGCCATGTACATCGCTGTTGGCGAAAAACAGGGCGTCAGCGCTGACAAACTGCGCGGCACCATCCAAAATGACATTCTAAAAGAGTATGCGGCTCGCGGCACTTATATTTTCCCGCCTAAGCCGTCCATGCGTCTGATCACCAATATTTTCGAGTATTGCTCGAAAAACGTTCCCTTGTGGAACACCATCTCTATCTCCGGCTATCACATTCGTGAAGCTGGTTCGACTGCTTCCCAAGAAATCGCGTTCACTATCGCCAACGGCATTGCCTATGTCGATGCGGCTATTAAAGCTGGCCTGAATGTTGATGATTTCGCCGGACGTCTGTCCTTCTTCTGGAATGCTCATAACAACGTGTTGGAAGAAGTTGCGAAATTCCGCGCTTCTCGCCGCGTTTGGGCTAAAATCATGAAAGAGCGTTTTGGCGCTACGAATCCTCGTTCCTGGATGCTGCGTGTGCATACCCAGACTGCCGGCTCTATGCTGACAGCGCAACAGCCGGACAACAACATTGTCCGCGTGGCTTTGCAGACCGCAGCAGCCGTTCTCGGCGGTACGCAGTCCCTGCATACCAACTCTAAGGACGAAGCGTTGGCACTGCCTACGGAAGCTTCCGTACGCGTTGCTTTGCGTACCCAGCAGATTGTCGCTTATGAAAGCGGCTTGGCGGACGTTGTTGATCCGTTGGGCGGCTCCTACTATGTAGAAGCTTTGACCAGCCAGATCGAAAGCGAAGCTCTTGACTACATCAAGAAAATTGATGATCTGGGCGGCGCCGTTGTTGCTATTGAAAAAGCCTATGTCCAAAAAGAAATTCAGGACAGCGCTTACAAATGGCAAATGGAAGTGGAACGCAAAGAGCGCGTCATCGTTGGCGTCAACAAGTTCCAAATCGAAGAAAAGCCTGTTGAAGGTCTGCTGAAAATCGACGAATCCGTCGGTAAATTGCAGAAGGATAAACTGGCAAAATTGCGTGCAAAACGCGACAATGCGGCTGTTAACGCCAAATTGGCTGCTTTGGAAGTGGCTTGCAAAGGCGAAGACAATCTTATGCCTTTGATTTTGGATGCAGTTAAAGCATATGCCACTTTGGGCGAAGTTTGCGGCGTAATGCGTAAAGTATTCGGCGAATACCAACCAGGAAGCACCCTGTAA
- the mce gene encoding methylmalonyl-CoA epimerase encodes MFKALKVDHIGIAVKDLDQAKKFYTEVLGLQAMGEEIVEEQKVRVCFIPCGDSEVELLESTSPEGPIAKFIEKKGEGIQHVAFRVDNLEAALASLKEQGVRMIDEKPRYGAGGASIAFVHPKATGSVLVELSERK; translated from the coding sequence GTGTTTAAAGCCTTAAAAGTAGACCATATCGGGATTGCAGTAAAAGATCTCGACCAGGCTAAAAAATTCTATACGGAAGTTTTAGGCCTGCAAGCTATGGGCGAAGAAATTGTGGAAGAACAGAAAGTTCGCGTTTGCTTCATTCCTTGTGGCGATAGCGAAGTGGAATTGTTGGAATCCACTAGCCCAGAAGGCCCGATTGCCAAGTTCATTGAGAAAAAAGGCGAAGGCATTCAGCATGTGGCATTCCGTGTAGACAATTTGGAAGCTGCGCTTGCTTCTTTAAAAGAGCAGGGTGTTCGTATGATTGACGAAAAACCACGCTATGGTGCCGGTGGAGCCAGCATCGCCTTCGTACATCCGAAAGCGACCGGCAGTGTGCTGGTGGAGCTGTCCGAGCGCAAATAG
- a CDS encoding carboxyl transferase domain-containing protein, translating to MATVQEKIQELKANQAKIMQAGGAKRVEKQHATGKMTARERIEFFFDPESFVELDQFVRHRCVNFGMQTKEIPAEGVITGYGTVNGRLVYAFAQDFTCEGGSLGEMHAAKICKVLDLSLKMGAPIVGINDSGGARIQEAVDALAGYGKIFYKNTLASGVVPQISVIMGPCAGGAVYSPALTDFIYMVKNTSQMFITGPAVIKSVTAEEVTAEDLGGAMTHNSVSGVAHFAAENDQDCLEQIQYLLSFLPSNNLEETPVVDTGDCPDRMSDELNTLLPDNPNMPYDMFDVIREVVDNGEFYESHKHYAQNIITCFARMDGRAVGIIANQPNVMAGCLDINASDKSARFIRFCDAFNIPILTLVDVPGFLPGVDQEYGGIIRHGAKMLYAYSEASVPKVTVITRKAYGGSYLAMCSQDLGADQVFAWPTAEIAVMGPAGAANIIFRKDADVAAKTEKYVEEFATPYKAAERGFVDIVIEPKETRPRIITALNMLSSKREARPAKKHGNLPV from the coding sequence ATGGCTACTGTTCAGGAAAAAATCCAAGAACTGAAAGCCAATCAGGCTAAAATCATGCAAGCCGGCGGCGCAAAACGTGTTGAAAAGCAACATGCTACCGGTAAGATGACGGCCCGTGAGCGCATTGAATTCTTTTTCGACCCCGAAAGCTTTGTGGAATTGGATCAGTTTGTACGGCATCGTTGCGTAAACTTTGGCATGCAGACGAAAGAAATTCCCGCCGAAGGCGTTATTACCGGCTATGGCACGGTTAATGGCCGCCTGGTGTATGCATTTGCTCAGGATTTCACCTGCGAAGGCGGTTCTTTGGGTGAAATGCATGCCGCTAAAATCTGTAAAGTGTTGGATCTGTCCTTGAAAATGGGAGCTCCTATCGTTGGCATCAACGATTCCGGCGGCGCTCGTATTCAAGAAGCGGTTGACGCTTTGGCAGGGTATGGCAAAATTTTCTACAAAAACACTCTGGCATCCGGCGTTGTTCCTCAGATTTCCGTAATCATGGGACCATGTGCCGGCGGCGCCGTGTACTCTCCGGCTCTGACCGACTTCATCTACATGGTGAAGAACACCAGCCAGATGTTTATTACCGGTCCTGCGGTTATCAAATCCGTTACGGCGGAAGAAGTGACAGCAGAAGACCTCGGCGGCGCTATGACGCATAACTCCGTATCTGGGGTGGCTCATTTTGCAGCTGAAAACGATCAGGACTGCCTGGAGCAGATCCAGTACCTGCTGAGCTTCCTGCCCAGCAATAACCTGGAAGAAACTCCGGTTGTGGATACCGGAGACTGCCCAGACCGCATGTCTGACGAGCTCAACACCTTGCTGCCGGACAACCCGAACATGCCTTACGACATGTTCGACGTGATCCGTGAAGTGGTGGACAATGGTGAGTTCTATGAATCGCATAAACATTATGCGCAGAACATCATCACTTGCTTTGCCCGCATGGATGGTCGCGCAGTCGGCATTATTGCCAACCAGCCGAACGTTATGGCTGGCTGCTTAGACATCAATGCTTCGGATAAATCCGCGCGGTTTATTCGTTTCTGCGATGCCTTCAATATTCCGATTCTCACCTTGGTTGACGTTCCTGGCTTCTTGCCTGGCGTTGATCAAGAATATGGCGGCATTATCCGTCATGGTGCCAAAATGCTTTATGCATATTCCGAAGCCAGCGTGCCGAAAGTAACCGTAATTACCCGTAAAGCGTATGGCGGTTCCTATCTGGCCATGTGCTCTCAGGACTTGGGCGCCGATCAAGTGTTTGCTTGGCCGACTGCTGAGATTGCCGTTATGGGTCCTGCCGGTGCTGCTAACATCATCTTCCGTAAGGATGCTGATGTGGCTGCAAAAACCGAAAAATATGTTGAAGAGTTCGCAACTCCGTACAAAGCGGCTGAACGCGGCTTCGTTGACATCGTCATTGAGCCCAAGGAAACTCGTCCGCGCATTATTACGGCCCTCAACATGTTGTCCAGCAAGCGTGAGGCTCGTCCGGCCAAAAAGCACGGCAACCTCCCGGTATAA
- the mreD gene encoding rod shape-determining protein MreD, with amino-acid sequence MKLFAWCISVILLLALQTTLAPAISFKDVQPDFVVCFVLAAAFLGGRTPGTTCGFFGGLLQDLVTGGILGLHLIPLTFMGYLAGMAERKVFKDHSLLPILAAGGATLTEGVFAVFFLKLLGLSLGWGESLYEIVLPQALYNMAVAVPVYGLVRLLYRIS; translated from the coding sequence GTGAAGCTTTTTGCCTGGTGCATTAGTGTAATTCTTTTACTGGCTTTGCAGACTACTTTGGCTCCGGCCATTTCCTTTAAAGATGTTCAACCCGACTTTGTCGTTTGTTTTGTGCTTGCTGCTGCCTTTTTGGGAGGGCGTACACCCGGAACGACCTGCGGATTTTTTGGTGGCCTTCTGCAGGATTTGGTGACAGGAGGCATTTTAGGGTTACATCTGATTCCCTTGACTTTTATGGGGTATTTAGCTGGTATGGCGGAGCGCAAAGTTTTTAAAGACCATAGTCTGCTGCCGATATTGGCGGCTGGCGGCGCTACGTTAACTGAAGGCGTTTTTGCTGTTTTCTTCCTCAAACTGCTCGGTTTGTCGTTAGGATGGGGCGAAAGCTTGTATGAGATTGTATTACCGCAAGCGCTTTATAACATGGCGGTGGCTGTGCCGGTATATGGTTTGGTTCGCCTTTTATACCGGATTTCCTAA